One genomic segment of Synergistota bacterium includes these proteins:
- the phoU gene encoding phosphate signaling complex protein PhoU: MTINVRASLEEDLRKLEEKMLKLASLSKEALEKAMKALVNQDADLANEVINADDTLDDLTIDIDMSCVEVIARRQPLARDLRTITTIMKMIVDLERIGDLAVNIARVVLAIGKEPFVKPLIDLPRMAEHAEKMLDMAIEAYLKRDVNEAYEVCKMDNFLDDLERQIMSELFFLMLEDPGRTLKQGVQLLFVARFLERVGDHTTNLAEKVIYMITGRLIRASEIR; the protein is encoded by the coding sequence AAGAAAGTTAGAAGAAAAAATGTTAAAGCTGGCTTCTCTATCGAAAGAGGCGCTTGAAAAGGCTATGAAAGCATTGGTTAATCAGGATGCTGATCTTGCTAATGAGGTTATAAACGCTGACGATACGCTTGATGACTTGACCATTGATATAGATATGTCGTGCGTTGAAGTTATAGCGAGAAGACAACCATTGGCTCGGGATCTGAGGACAATAACTACTATAATGAAGATGATAGTTGATCTTGAGAGAATCGGGGATCTCGCGGTTAATATAGCGAGGGTCGTTCTGGCCATAGGAAAGGAACCGTTTGTCAAACCGCTTATAGATTTGCCGAGAATGGCGGAACACGCGGAAAAGATGCTGGACATGGCTATAGAAGCTTATCTTAAGAGAGATGTGAATGAAGCTTATGAGGTCTGTAAGATGGACAATTTCCTCGATGATCTTGAGAGGCAGATAATGAGTGAGCTGTTCTTTCTGATGCTTGAAGATCCTGGAAGAACGCTGAAACAGGGAGTTCAACTTCTTTTCGTTGCGCGATTTTTGGAGAGAGTGGGAGATCATACGACTAATTTAGCTGAAAAGGTTATATATATGATAACTGGAAGGTTAATAAGAGCGAGTGAGATAAGATGA